TCTGTACATTTGGGCCACGATGACAGTCGGCATGCAAAAACAGCAGGACTGGACTAACACTTGTATTGATCAGAGCCAATATACTCGTGTTAATGATTAGTCAAGATGTCATTTGGAGGAAAATAACAATACAGATGTCGATGACACGTTCTCAAACTAGCTACAACCGAAGTCTGCCTCAGAAGTCTAATCAACCCACAAACACGTGTTTATTTTCTACACACTctatatgaataaaaaagtaTCAGTTTCTAAAAATGGTTGTCTTGTTTTTGTAATATCTAATGACGTTTTGGTTTGTGTCCTGTATTCAACTTCAAAATATCTCGTCTCGAGTCTCCTCCTGTTAGGCCCCGCCCCACCAGGAAGTACAAATATAAACTCAGCAGTGCTTTCACTTTGAGCATTGTGTGTACGGAGGATAAGACAAGCAATACTAAGGGCATCAGCTTTAGCTTTAAAGGTAGGAATAATTGTACTGATTAGTAGTACTCCCGTGATCTTGTGCTACGGCTGGTGGGATAATTCATAACAAATGAAACAAGTGTTTACAAAGGCAGCAGCTGAGTGCTGGACGAACTCTGCAGTTAACTCCTTCCTGTATGCTTTTTTCATGCTCACTGGCACTCTTTGAAGAAGAGTGATCAAGAATGGAAGATACAGAGAAAACAAAGCTTGAGGAGTTGCTGATGTGCCCAGTGTGCCAGGACATCTTTAAGGATCCTCGGCAGCTGCCCTGTGGACACAGCATGTGTATGGGCTGTCTGGAAAACATGATGGATCACTCCTCAGACATTCCCTTCCGTTGCCCAGACTGTAGAGCACACTTTGGACCGATCATTGGGGTGCAGAAGAGCTACGCACTGGCCAACGTCGTGGAGGACTTCAGGGTGAACAGGAGGAGAAGGGTATCTGCTATAATCACTTTTTCCACCTACAATCTTTTTAATAGTGACACTTAGAAGATGTAGAGAATAAACTAGAATAGTTGTGGACTGGTAAAACTAATCCTCAAAAGTGGACAAAAATGTCTAACACACCTTTTCCCACATGTCATTATCTGATTTTTGTAAACAGGAAGAGCAGACAAAAAGTGTGTATTGTGACTGCTGCCTGGAGAACAAAACTCTGGCCATGAAAACATGTCTAAAGTGTGAGGTGTCGCTGTGCAAAGAGCACGTCAAGGACCACCTGGAGCTGCCGGTGTACACGGGACACCCCTTGGTCGGGCCTCTGGGTGACCTCCCGGAGAGGAAATGCCCACAGCACGAGGACGAGGTGCTGAGATACTACTGCAACACGTCCAGGCGCTACATCTGCAATGTGTGCGCCCTGGAGAGCAAGCAGCACAACCTGGCCACTGAGGCCTCCTCCGTCCTGCGGAGACAGCTGACTGTAAGTTTTGAATACCACTCTTTTACACTATATTACACTGGAAAAATCTTGGCATCCTTATGTATGGATTATGGAAGGAAGTTTGTGATAGCAACAGTTTCTTGTAAACAGAGTGGGATTAACCACATTGACATAGGAGATTCCTGTTGCTGCATGTCATGtagaaaaaatttaaaaaatgttctggtCCCTGAGAATCTGAAACCTACCCGCTCCACCTAACTTCACCCCATGGATCATTCGGTCATTACAAATTCATGCTGTGCCCAATCACAATGTTCGTTTACAATAACTTATGGGTAGAAAACTCCTGCTTCCCGTACATACAATTTAACGGCGCAAACAAtactctcatctcattcatctaaaatgcatgttttgatGCTTTCACACTTACTCACTAACATTAGGTCGGAgacctaatttacctgttgggccacaaaCTAAAGACACggacaccacccaaactagcagttAGTCCGACCGGCGGTGAGATGTTACTGTTCGTAAtactagatttggtttatcaaagaaactagcaaagcaacacagtacagaaaataagcacagcagaaactAAAGTTTGCCGATTTCACATATCTCTGCAATTCAAATCAACTGCCTGAACTGTGTTTTAAATTCTAGTGGGGATCCCAGAGTTTCCAAATTTAAAAATAGATTCCAGATATATTATACTGTCAGATAGTGTAGaataagatgtttttttccaccTATAAATAAAAGGACAACTGGATGTTAAGGGGTTTAAGtagagctgtgtgtgtattcaaCAGGAGTACATGGACCAACGCTTCAACATGCTCAAAGAGCAATCCAGTGAGTCTGTAAAAAAACTGCAAGAAGACATTCAACGTGAAGTAAGCTCTGTTTACTAAATTCTCAATATCTGTGacttttacagtttgttttcaaCACTTGAgatctaaaatgtattttcctcctgacagaaacagaaagtgaACCCCGCCGACTCATCCCTCAACAGTGTCACAGTGGTGCTGCTCTGTTTGTGGTTCATTGTTCTGTATTACGGTAGGAGAATGCCAAGCTCTagtgttgtgtttgtctttgtatgtgtgaaCGTTCACTCACTGATGTCTATCTTTGTTTCCCACCAGCTTACAACTACTCTGTGGAAAACCAGATGCTAACGGAAGCGCTGGACAAGCAGCAGAACCGTGTGCATCACATTTATTCCATCATCGCAGGTAAGAAGGAAGGTAGTTAGGAGGAGCAATACCACTTTCCTatttgtctgttaaatatgaagctgccgCCTGCAGATGGTTTGGTTAGCTAAGCATGAGCACTGAAAGCAGGGGCAAACAGCTATcctggttctgtccaaaggtaattgtttgtttaatccgtataAAAaccaaaagtgtaaaaataacaagttgtggttttactggAGGTTATGAGTTGGACTATTCCTTGGTTAGGCACAGTCTTTGCTGGttgccaagctagctgtttctctgtgCTTTCAGTCTTTGTTATACTAAGCTAACTGGCTTTAGCTTCTTATTTACAGTATCGCACACTACGTGAGAGTGGCATCGTCCTTCATATTGTACTCATGGCGAGACAGCGAATAAGcgtatatttcccaaaatgtcaaactattcctttaaaagccTGAtgatagtatatacagtaaagtAGACATTCTCCATCGCCATCTTGGTGCTGAGCCAACATGTGTAAATCAAAGATATACAAATAAATCTGTGACCCTTTCTCAAGGGCACaagttaaagggatacttcaccgatttagcattaagctttgtatcagtagaaacccggtagt
This is a stretch of genomic DNA from Sander vitreus isolate 19-12246 chromosome 12, sanVit1, whole genome shotgun sequence. It encodes these proteins:
- the LOC144526934 gene encoding E3 ubiquitin/ISG15 ligase TRIM25-like, coding for MEDTEKTKLEELLMCPVCQDIFKDPRQLPCGHSMCMGCLENMMDHSSDIPFRCPDCRAHFGPIIGVQKSYALANVVEDFRVNRRRREEQTKSVYCDCCLENKTLAMKTCLKCEVSLCKEHVKDHLELPVYTGHPLVGPLGDLPERKCPQHEDEVLRYYCNTSRRYICNVCALESKQHNLATEASSVLRRQLTEYMDQRFNMLKEQSSESVKKLQEDIQREKQKVNPADSSLNSVTVVLLCLWFIVLYYAYNYSVENQMLTEALDKQQNRVHHIYSIIAELLVDHPMKSNRPPETEDQGTKNDLVEHWNGSLG